One Nicotiana sylvestris chromosome 12, ASM39365v2, whole genome shotgun sequence genomic window carries:
- the LOC138883734 gene encoding uncharacterized mitochondrial protein AtMg01250-like — MEKAYDRMSSEFINAVMRKLGFSEKWINMIGNLISNVWYSIIINGTRNGFFTSSQGLKQGDPLSLSLFILGSEVLTRLLNKLHENEKFTLFTMPAKGPQIIHLAYADDIIIFSAGNNKMIRLIMEQIHKYKRASGQKLNANKVFSGRINRIRSTTRK, encoded by the coding sequence ATGGAAAAAGCTTACGATAGGATGTCATCGGAGTTCATTAATGCGGTGATGAGGAAATTAGGATTCTCCGAGAAATGGATCAACATGATTGGAAATCTTATATCCAATGTGTGGTATTCCATTATCATAAATGGCACCAGAAACGGATTCTTTACTTCCTCTCAAGGGTTAAAACAGGGAgaccctctatctctatctttatTCATCCTGGGATCAGAAGTATTGACTAGGTTGCTCAACAAACTTCACGAGAATGAAAAATTCACTCTGTTCACCATGCCAGCGAAAGGACCTCAAATTATTCACCTAGCTTATGCAGATGACATTATTATTTTCTCAGCTGGGAATAACAAGATGATCAGGTTGATAATGGAGCAAATTCATAAATATAAAAGGGCATCGGGCCAGAAGCTTAATGCAAACAAAGTTTTTTCAGGGAGAATCAATAGAATCAGATCCACTACAAGAAAATAG